CAGTTCATACGCAAGGCATCCGAGCGCATAGACATCGGTCCGCCGATCGAGCGGGCCGCGCGCCAGCTGTTCCGGCGCCATGAACGCGGGCGTGCCCATGACCGAGTCGTCCACCGCCCTGGTCTCGCCACCGTCGAGCGGCACGACCGGCATCGCCAGCCCGAAGTCGGTGAGCTTGACGCGACCGTCGCGGGTGATCATCACGTTGGCGGGTTTCAGATCCCGATGCACGAGCCCACGTTCGTGGACGTACTCGAGTGCGGACGCAAGCTGGCCCAGGATCGCCCGGACCTGCGCCTCCGGCAGACGGCCCCGCAGCCACACGAGGCGGCGCAGATCCATGCCCTCGCACAATTCCATCACCAGGAAATAGGTGCGGTAGGCCGGAAACAGCCGCTTGAGGCGCGCGATGTTGTCGTGATCCAGGCTCTGGTGAAGTTCCGACTCCTGGTGAAAGCGCGCGAGCGCGGCGGCGTCGTAGATCAGCCGGTAGCTCATCATCTTGAGCGCGACAATCTCGCCGGTGGACTGCTCCTGCGCCTGGTAGACAACCGACATGCCGCCCCGGCCGATGCACCGGAGAATCCGGAACCCCTCAATTCTCTTGTCGCCGAAGCCGTCGTGCATGCTCCGTCCCAGTCGATCGGCCACGAGGTTGGTGAGCACCAGGCCAAGCTCGAGATGACGGACCGCCAGCCGGTCGAATTCTGCCGTGGGGACGAGCAGGGCGCGAACCGGTGAATCGGCGATCACGTTCGCGCTGCGCGCTTCGCGCGTGACCAGCGCCATCTCGCCGGCGAGATCGCCGCTCTTGAAGCTCCCCAGCCAGTGGTCGCCATCGTGGCGAGAAAGCTGCGCATGAGCCGTTCCCTCGAGCATGATCAGCAGGCCGTCGGGAGGGTCGCCCTGCTTGATCATTACGTCACCCGGCTGGAACGTCCGCTCATCCGCCGCCGCAAATACCTCCTGCATGGCGAATGCCGACACTGCCCCCAGCGGCCGGCACTTGCGAAACAGCTCCCAAGTCAGCGGGTGGGCTTCAGGATCAGGCAACGCCGCCTCCGGTTGCGTCCGACATGCTCTCCACCATCACCAGTCCGCCACATCGATGATCGTCGGCGGCCGCACCAGCTGGTAGTCGTCGTTGACGACGCTGACGTTCCAGATGGGTATGCCGTCGTACTCGAAACGACCGTGGCCCCCGTGCAGGTGGCCGCAGACGACCAGCCGCGGCCTGATCCGGCCGATGGCGTCCAGGAACTCCTGGCTGCCAAGGTGTTCGACGGCGCCGGACCCGGGATGGTCGTAGCGGTCACCATGGCCATAGGGCGGCTGGTGCGACACCAGGATGTCGATGCGAGCCGGGATCGCGGCATAGACCTCGGCCAACTCGCGCGGGGACTTCATGAACGCCCAGCGGTCGAACTCGCGCGACCAGGGCGTCGCCCAGACGGAGATCGAGCGCCCGGCCGTTCCGGCCGCCGGCACCAGGGTGCCTTCGTCCACGACAATCTGCAGCCCGGTGGTGGATGCCGCGGCCGGCGAGTCGGCGTCGAAGCGACACGCCTGCCCACACCAGTCGTGATTCCCCCACGTCAGGATCTTGTGCCTCGCCGGGGCCGTGGCCAGCCATGACCGGGCATGCTCGTCAAACCAGGCCTTCTGCCGTTCGGGGTGGTCACCCGCGAACGACGTCCCAATGCGGTCAGGACAAACGTCGCCGGCCACGATCAGGAGATCGCAGGGCGGAATCTCCGGCAAATGTCCGTGCTGGTCGCTCAGGGCCACAATCCTCATGGCCGCTCCACTCGCAGGGATTCAGGTGATGGCACCAGGATTCCACGACCGAGCATCCACCCGGCGATGGCGACGCCCGATTCGAATGGGACGCGAGGCGACCAGGAGTGCACGACCTGGAGCGGCGTCATGCCCGTGCGCACTTCACGCACCAGCGGCGCCAGTTCCCAGCCACCGAGGTAGGCCACGGGCGTTTCAAGGGCCGGGTGGCGAAGCGCCGGACCGAGTCCGACAAACTCCGCGCCGAGCCGCGGGACCTCAACCAGTTCCGCATCGGCCGACAGCTGCACTCTCGCATTGGAGGTGATCTGCGAGCCGATCTCTTCCGGCGGCGCGGGTGCGACGGGCGTCGCGAGCGGCGCCAGGGGCGCGGAGCGCGCGCTCCAGAAGCTGCCGGTCTCGCGCGCCGACACCGTCGCGTAGTGGCCGGTGGCCCATGCGCGATGGCGGTCCGACGCCTGCGCCAGGCTGTCGCCATAAAACCGAATAGCCGCGTCACTGCACTCCGGCTTGCGCAGCAGCGTGTTGACGACGATCGCGCCCGACAGTGCCGTCTGGATCGCCTTCTGGACGCCGCTCGATGAGAGCGGGTCGATGGCCAGCGCCGAGTCGCCGACCTTGATCTGCGTGCGCGTCACGCTCACTTCGTCGAGGTACGGCGTGGCATCCGCGGCGAGCACCGGACCGGCAAGGCGGGGACGCCCGCAGCCGTCCATCAAGCGGGAACGGCCGATCAGCTCACGAAAGCGCGCTTCACGCGACGAGGCGAAACGGCCGCGCAGGCTCGCGCCGTCAACGAACACCAGCGTGTTGTAAACGCCGTCAGGCAGCGGCACCCCCCAGTACCACGCGTCCGCGCCGGCTTCAATGCGCGGCTGCGTGGGCAGGCGCCCGCCCGCCCAGTAGGCATGAAGCGCCACCGTGCGCGGGCCGGTCCGACGCCGTCGGCCCGGAAGCCAGGCGGCGCGGCCGGTGGCGTCGATGACAAAGCGCGCGCGCAGGCGGCGCGACGTCCCGCCCGCATCGACGACGAGGTGCCAGCCGTCGTCACGGTGCGCGCGCTCGCGCACCACGGCCGGCTGCAGCACCATTGCGCCCAGTGTGCGCGCGCGCTCGAGCAGCACCGCATCGAATCGGCCGCGATCGACCAGCAGGCCCTGCTCGCGCGGATCCACGCGCTCGGTGAAGCTCCCCTCCCAGTTGGACAACACCGTGCGCACGCGCGTGACCCCGGAGGATTCGACGCCGCGCCGTGCGCCGATGGCCTCGAGCAAGGTCAACACGCCAGGGCTGAGTGACTCGCCGAGGTGGGGTCGCGGAAACGAGGCCCGTTCCACAATGCACACCGCGAAGCCGAGCTGCGCCAGGCGCGCGGCCATCACGCACCCGGCCGGCCCGGCGCCAATCACGCACGCGTCAACGGGCAGAAGCGCCATGGCTCCTAGGCGACCTCGGCGGGAGTGCGCCGATCCTGGCCGAGTCCGGAAGGCGACAGCCGCAAATACGCTTCGAGGCAATAGTGAAGCCAGCCGCGGATGTAGTCGCACGCCGGCCGGCCGCGACGAATCACCTCATGGTGGCAGCCGCCGCCGCACAGGTAGCGCGCCCAGCAGTCGCGACAGGGTTCCTGGGTGTGGACATGGCGCTCCGCCAGCCACGTGGACCGGCGTGCTTCGTCGATCCCGCGATCGAGGGAGCCCATGGCGCCTTCGGCATCACCGACGAAGCGATGACACGCGGCGAGGCCGCCGTCGGCGGACACCCCGAGGTAACCGGCGCCGGCGCCGCAGGGATAGGGTCGATGCGTGCCCTTCTGAATCTCCCGCATCGCGTTCACCATGTTGGCGAACGGGTAGCGAGCGCCGGCGACGGAGCGTCGCTCGAATTCCCGGCCGCAGTCGATCATCTCGCCGAGCATGATCTCGAGATCATCGGCCTGCATCTCGCCCTGTCCCGTTGGCGCGCTGAGCATCGGCGAAAAGCCGACGCTGTGAAATCCGGCGGCCACGAACTGATCGAGCGTGCGGCGCAGCGTCAGGTTAGCCGGCGTGACCGTGACCCGTGCGGACACCTGCATGCTCCGCTGGCGGGCGAACAGCGGCTTCAGGTTCTCCATGATCCGGTCGAAGCTGCCCTTGCCGCCCTGGTATGGACGTTGCGCATCGTGAGCCTCGCGCGGACCATCGAGACTGATGGTCACCGCGAAGCCAAACTCCTCGAAGAACGCCGCGTCGCCCTCCGTGAGCAGCGTGCCGTTCGTCGTGATCGAGAAGTTCAACGTCACGCCGCGTTCTTCGGCGAGCGCTGCCGCACGTCGCGTCGTCGCCTGGAGCACCGGCCGATTCACCAGTGGCTCGCCGCCGAGGTAGGCGAGGTTGAGGCGCGCGCCTGGAGCCGCGCCGTTCACCAGCAGGTCCACGGCCTGGTTGGCCCGTTCCGCGGCCATGTTCTTGGCGGCGCCGCCGAACTCGCCCTGTTGCGCGTAGCAATAGCTGCATCCGAGATTGCACTTTTGCGCGATGGCGAGCGACAGCGCGTGGACGGGCGGCGCGCTGAGCGGCACGTCGTCAATGTAGGGCGTGCCGCCGAGGCCGGCGCCGTCGAGCAACTCGCCGACGCGTCCGGCGGCCATCGCCTCGTCGAACTGGCCGAACAACTCAGGCGCCGCGTCGAACAGGCGGCTGCCATCGGCGACGAAGACGTGGCCGCCGAGAGCGGTCTCAATCAGATGGACCTCGCGTGACCGGGGCGCCGACGCCGTCATGTAGCGGCGCGCCTCGGCGCGGCTCACCGGCCGCCCCGTCCGTTGTCGTCGTTGCCGCCAACGGCGAAGCGGAGCCACTTCTCCCAATCGGTGAACAGGTCGTCGTAGAGCACCATTCGTGAATCCACGTAGTCGTCAGGAACGTAGTCGCCCGTGCGTTCCTTCTGGAGCCAGTTGTCGCCGGCACTCACGCCCGCCGAGGTGGGGACGACGTTGATGAAGTCAGGACGGGCCGCCGCCCAGTAGTAACACGAACATTCGCGATAGTCGTTCTGCCATGGCGAGCAGAGGCCCTGGGTCAGCTCGCCCGCTTCGGCGAGCACGCGCGAGATCACCGCGGTATCGGCTTCGAAGAACTCCCGGACCTTGAGTTCGTGGGTGACGTACGGAAGGTTCCCGTCGTTGTCGGTCTTGTCGCTCCACGGCACCTGCCCGTACCACGCCGGCGTCTTCGTGAAGTCGCACGTGACCGTCTGGCCGACCCGCGCGTGCAGCATCCTGGCGAGCGCATTGGACCATTCGAGCGGCGCCAGGCCCGCAGGGTTGGCGTCGGTCGCATAGACCACCGACTGGTTCACCGTGTCGGCCGGCGACGGACCGATCGCGATCGCCATCGTCAAGAACGGCTTCGCGCCCTCGTACGAGATGCGCAGGAGCCGGCGGCCCCGGAGATGTTCGAGCGACGGGTTGGTGACCTCAACGACGAGGTTGTCGTATTCGCGCAGCACGATGCCTTCGAACACCCGCCGCCAGACGGCACGGAAGTCAACCTCCAGACCCGGCGTGCAGTTGGCGACCGAACTCACCGGCCGCGTGCTCACCGGGTTGCCGCGGGCGACAAAGTTGACGTCCCGGTGCCGCTGCGCCGACAGGTTGCGGGCCGTCAGCGCCGCCTTGGGCGGGTCGGCTTGGACCTCATGCCCCGGCGCCGCATCGAGGTCGACCGGCTGACCGGCGGCGCGGAAGATCGTGTTGATCTGCCGGTGCGTCAGCGCCAGGTAGTTGCCGTCGGCGCCGCACATGAGCGCCGGCATCTTGCGGCGGCCGTGATCCGTGAAGTCGGCCACCTGATCCGGCTGTCGCAGCAGCGCCGGGAACCACGGCGCCGCCCCGGCCCGCAGCGCCGCGAACACCTGCTGGTGCAGGCGCATGATGGCGAGGGTGTCGGCGGTCTGGGCGCTGAACACCGGCCGCATGGGGCGCAGCACATCGAACGCCTCCTCGGCAGGCATGGTGTCGATGTCGAGTGGATCGCGCGCATCGACCGGGTTGCCGTTCATCACGGCGACGTTCAAGAAGCGCACCGTCTCGAAGGCGCGACGGATGATGTCTTCGGCCCGCGCCCGCGTCTCCTCGTACGACTCGCCCTCGATCTTCGGTCCAAAAATCACCTGGTCGAGCTCGTCGCCGAGATGACGTACGAACAGGGAATCGGGCACCAGCATCGGCGGGCCGGCGGTGATGCGCGCCGCCGCCGCGAGGGGCTTGGCGCCCTTCTTGCCCATGAGCCTGACTTCGACGATGCCGTCACACGCGTCATCGAAATAGCCGCGGGAAATGGCGACGTTGTTGTTCAGCCAGCAAGGCGCGGGCGGAATGATCGCGTAGAGCGACGGCGGCAGCGTTTCGCTCACGAACTTGCCGGCGTAGCCGGGCAAGTTGTCGTCGATGCCCGCGGGCGGCTCGAACTGGTACCACCCGCCCTTCTTGTGGTTGTAGATCCGGCGCACCTTCGGCACCTGGTAGATTTCAGGATGGGCGTCCCGCAGTTCCGCGAGCTCGGCCTCACTGAGATTGGGACCGTAGATGAGACCCTTCGCCGGCGAGAAGCGAAAGCGGATTTCCGGATATTGCCTGGTCGGCTTGATGAACCGCACGCTGCCGAAATCGATGTGGCGCCTCTTCGAGACGAAGTTGGCGCAGTGGCCCTCGAGCGGTTGCGGGGCGTGACTCGAGAACCAGCCGGTCGTGGCCTCGACGGCATCGTTGGGGTCGGCGGTGCGTCGTTCGACCTTGCGATTGGCGACGGTGACCTGCCAAGAGACGTCCCGGACGCGGTGCCCGTGCTTTGCCAGCAGGCCGGCCGTCAGCGGCTGCCACGTCCTGGAGCGATCGACACGGGCGAACACCTCCAGGAACGGCGCCACCGGCCGAATGCGCTCGCCGTCTTTGAACGCGATCGCCGCCGGCGTCTGGCTGCCTGAGATCGCACCGGTCTTGGGATCAACCCTCAGCGTCTCTTGCGGGACGATGCGCCGGAAGTCGAGTGGATGGTTGTCGTTCTCGAGGATCGTGAAGTTGTCGAGCGGCTCCGGCGCCGAGCCGAGCCGGCCAAAGGCGAGCGGCGGGAGGATGCGTAGTTCACGAATGCTCATTTGCGTGTCCTCTGCGCGGCCGGGCGCAGCCCGATCAGGACCTGGTCGATGAAGGCCATGGACTGCAGGTCGAGGTCACGTAACGCGGCGAGGTACTGCGGTCCGTCGGCGGGCACCACGTGATGGTTCTTCTGTTTGGGGTCCATCAAGGTGGCGACCAGGTCCTGGGAACCGCGAACGAGATCCCGTTGCAGCCGCCAGACGTCTGCTTCGGACGACGGCAGCACGAGCGTGAACGGTGTCTGGAAGGTCGGGCCCGCCCGGCGCGGATCGCCGGCGCTGACCAGCGGCAGCCTCACCAGGATGCCGGCGATGGCCTTGAGGTTGTACATCTCACCGAACACCTTCGACATGACGGCGGCGCGGCGGTCGTCCGGGCCGTCGAGGTTGTCGCGGCGCAGTTGGAACGTGTGCGTGAGATAGGTCAGCAACATGCGATAGCGGATGTTGAACAGGGCCGCCCACGTCCGTGAGGGTTCAGCGGTGATGGCCGTCGACTCCTTGTTCACGTCCGCGGAATTGGCGACCACCGGATTGACCGGCACGCGGCGAGAGGGCGACCAGTCCTTCTGGGTCTCCTGGATCGCCTCCAGTTCGCGGAAGATCCTGGCGAACCTGGCGAAGTGCGACGGCTCGGCCTTCACTTGAGCTTTCAGGTGCGGCGCTTCACCCTGTCCGGCCACGTCGGTGAGCGCGGCGATCGCCTCCGTGCGGCTGGCCATCTGCGCGATGATCAGGCGGGTCTTGCGCTGGTTCGGCGGCGGCGCGTCGGTGGGCACGACGTGAGGCGCGAACGGCCCCGGCCGGTAGCCCCGTCCCCAATCGTCGAACGACGCCTGGATGCCGTAGGTCTCCGCGTTGAAGTCCGCATCCGGGATCTTCGAGGGATCGCTGATGATCTCGATGATCTTGTCGTAGATCTCGCCGACGGGAGTCCTGGCCCTGGGGCCCAGCAACTTCCTCGCCGCCTTCGCGGCGCCGTACTCCAGCTTGTCGTCCTCGGTGAACGTCGCCGGCATCTCGGCGAAGACATACTTGGCCAGCGACCTGAGGGTGAGCGGTTCGAGGCAGAATTCGAAGGGATAGTAGGGCGTGTCCCACGGATAGTCTTCGCGTTCGAAGCTGATCGGGCCACCGAGCAGGCAGAGGCAATTCTGCACGGTCAGCAGATGCCCCATCTCTTCCTTGGCAACGGTCAGGATGGCGTCGCGCCACTCGTGAACCTTGCGCTCCTGCTCGGCGGCGTGTTTGCCGCCGAGCGAATAGGCGGCGTACAAGTACTGGACCATCAACGACTGCTCGAGCTCGGCGGCGATATGGAGCAGCAGGATGAGGTAGTCGCGCCACGCGACCCCCTCAGGTTTCGGCGGCAGCGGCCGTTCGCGGAAATGGAGTTCCTTCGCGATCATGGCTTCGACTCGCACCGGAAGCTCGCCGCGTCGTCCACGCTGCCCTTCCCACTGTAGCGCGCCACCTGCGGGTGCGGACAGAGCGGGCGGGTCCGCTCCGTCTGGCCGTCCACCACGCGCGACGCCGTGACGCTGGCCGGGGCCACGCCCTGCTCCACCCACGCTTCCAGCGCCGGCAGCATGTCGAAGGAGTTGGGCCCGGGGCCGCCGCCGCAGTGATGCATGCCGGGCACCATGAAGAGACGCGCGAAGCTGTCGGCGTCCTTCTGTCCGCCGACCTTCTGCACCATCTGTTCGTAGTAGGCGACCGTGCCCGCGGCGCTGATGCCGGGGTCGGACCAGCCGTGGTACATGATCAGTTTTCCGCCCAGCTTCTTGAACGGCCGCAGGTCCGGATCCAGCGGGCTCAGGATCTCGGTCATCGTCTTCAGGCGCGGCAGATCCCGGTCGAGGTCGAGGACCTTCCAACTGAACGACGGATCGTCGGCGTCGAGCGCGAGGAAGCGGAAGTTCGGCTCCATCAGGCCGAAGCCTGACGGCAGGCGCGTTCCCTCATAGGCCAGCGAGCCGTCACCCTGCTTGACCGGCGCCACCTGACCCGCAATCCAGGCGCGCCAGCCGGTGGCGCCGCCTTCGTGTCCCGGCGGAAAGCCATACGCGTAGGTCTTGCCGTCGGCGGTCTTCGCGCCGGCGTAGATCAGCTTCACGGTCGTCACCTGGCCCGCGGTCAGGCAATCCGGAGTGTCGGCGCCCCTGCAAGCGAGCGTGTCGACGTTGAACGAACAGGCGCGCGGATCCGTGACCAGACCGTCAACGAGGCCGTCGGACTTGTCGCACGCCGCGAGCGTGGCGCGATCGACGAGTTCGACCTTCTCGGCGGTCAGCAGGTTGTCCGGCGACGCCAGCATGTGCTGATAGACGATCGCGCGGCCCACCTGCATAGGTGTGCCGGTGGCGGGATGCCCGCCGATCACGCCGTCGAAGTCCCCGGGATAGCGCTGCACTTCCATCATCGCCTGGCGGCCGCCGTTCGAGCAGCCGTTGAAATAGGCGTGGCGCACGGGCCTGGCGTAGAACGCCGCGGCAATCGCCTTGCCCGCCACCGCGGTCACGTGCGTGCCGCGGTAGCCGTAGTCGATCTCCTTGGCGCGATTCGAGCCCCACGTGGGATCGCTGGAGACGTGGCCGGTATCGGTGGAGGCGGCGGCGTAACCGCGCGCGAGGCTGCCATCGAGGTTGGCGATGGTGCCGCCGAGGCCGCCGACGCCCTGGAACAAGA
This genomic interval from Vicinamibacterales bacterium contains the following:
- a CDS encoding protein kinase, which gives rise to MPDPEAHPLTWELFRKCRPLGAVSAFAMQEVFAAADERTFQPGDVMIKQGDPPDGLLIMLEGTAHAQLSRHDGDHWLGSFKSGDLAGEMALVTREARSANVIADSPVRALLVPTAEFDRLAVRHLELGLVLTNLVADRLGRSMHDGFGDKRIEGFRILRCIGRGGMSVVYQAQEQSTGEIVALKMMSYRLIYDAAALARFHQESELHQSLDHDNIARLKRLFPAYRTYFLVMELCEGMDLRRLVWLRGRLPEAQVRAILGQLASALEYVHERGLVHRDLKPANVMITRDGRVKLTDFGLAMPVVPLDGGETRAVDDSVMGTPAFMAPEQLARGPLDRRTDVYALGCLAYELLSGSALFVATDLFGLVQEKAALQLPPAASIGEGVSEELYEFLRAAVRVNPNDRPSSTAALVKWAAPCEPPPVETVGEPPSDDTTV
- a CDS encoding metallophosphoesterase, with amino-acid sequence MRIVALSDQHGHLPEIPPCDLLIVAGDVCPDRIGTSFAGDHPERQKAWFDEHARSWLATAPARHKILTWGNHDWCGQACRFDADSPAAASTTGLQIVVDEGTLVPAAGTAGRSISVWATPWSREFDRWAFMKSPRELAEVYAAIPARIDILVSHQPPYGHGDRYDHPGSGAVEHLGSQEFLDAIGRIRPRLVVCGHLHGGHGRFEYDGIPIWNVSVVNDDYQLVRPPTIIDVADW
- a CDS encoding NAD(P)/FAD-dependent oxidoreductase, whose translation is MALLPVDACVIGAGPAGCVMAARLAQLGFAVCIVERASFPRPHLGESLSPGVLTLLEAIGARRGVESSGVTRVRTVLSNWEGSFTERVDPREQGLLVDRGRFDAVLLERARTLGAMVLQPAVVRERAHRDDGWHLVVDAGGTSRRLRARFVIDATGRAAWLPGRRRRTGPRTVALHAYWAGGRLPTQPRIEAGADAWYWGVPLPDGVYNTLVFVDGASLRGRFASSREARFRELIGRSRLMDGCGRPRLAGPVLAADATPYLDEVSVTRTQIKVGDSALAIDPLSSSGVQKAIQTALSGAIVVNTLLRKPECSDAAIRFYGDSLAQASDRHRAWATGHYATVSARETGSFWSARSAPLAPLATPVAPAPPEEIGSQITSNARVQLSADAELVEVPRLGAEFVGLGPALRHPALETPVAYLGGWELAPLVREVRTGMTPLQVVHSWSPRVPFESGVAIAGWMLGRGILVPSPESLRVERP
- a CDS encoding radical SAM protein produces the protein MSRAEARRYMTASAPRSREVHLIETALGGHVFVADGSRLFDAAPELFGQFDEAMAAGRVGELLDGAGLGGTPYIDDVPLSAPPVHALSLAIAQKCNLGCSYCYAQQGEFGGAAKNMAAERANQAVDLLVNGAAPGARLNLAYLGGEPLVNRPVLQATTRRAAALAEERGVTLNFSITTNGTLLTEGDAAFFEEFGFAVTISLDGPREAHDAQRPYQGGKGSFDRIMENLKPLFARQRSMQVSARVTVTPANLTLRRTLDQFVAAGFHSVGFSPMLSAPTGQGEMQADDLEIMLGEMIDCGREFERRSVAGARYPFANMVNAMREIQKGTHRPYPCGAGAGYLGVSADGGLAACHRFVGDAEGAMGSLDRGIDEARRSTWLAERHVHTQEPCRDCWARYLCGGGCHHEVIRRGRPACDYIRGWLHYCLEAYLRLSPSGLGQDRRTPAEVA
- a CDS encoding ferritin-like domain-containing protein, encoding MIAKELHFRERPLPPKPEGVAWRDYLILLLHIAAELEQSLMVQYLYAAYSLGGKHAAEQERKVHEWRDAILTVAKEEMGHLLTVQNCLCLLGGPISFEREDYPWDTPYYPFEFCLEPLTLRSLAKYVFAEMPATFTEDDKLEYGAAKAARKLLGPRARTPVGEIYDKIIEIISDPSKIPDADFNAETYGIQASFDDWGRGYRPGPFAPHVVPTDAPPPNQRKTRLIIAQMASRTEAIAALTDVAGQGEAPHLKAQVKAEPSHFARFARIFRELEAIQETQKDWSPSRRVPVNPVVANSADVNKESTAITAEPSRTWAALFNIRYRMLLTYLTHTFQLRRDNLDGPDDRRAAVMSKVFGEMYNLKAIAGILVRLPLVSAGDPRRAGPTFQTPFTLVLPSSEADVWRLQRDLVRGSQDLVATLMDPKQKNHHVVPADGPQYLAALRDLDLQSMAFIDQVLIGLRPAAQRTRK
- a CDS encoding tannase/feruloyl esterase family alpha/beta hydrolase → MAAIQAKAPPGTTITAAAIVPADGKRPQYCRVDGHVASPGNEVNFRLGLPDGWNGKFLFQGVGGLGGTIANLDGSLARGYAAASTDTGHVSSDPTWGSNRAKEIDYGYRGTHVTAVAGKAIAAAFYARPVRHAYFNGCSNGGRQAMMEVQRYPGDFDGVIGGHPATGTPMQVGRAIVYQHMLASPDNLLTAEKVELVDRATLAACDKSDGLVDGLVTDPRACSFNVDTLACRGADTPDCLTAGQVTTVKLIYAGAKTADGKTYAYGFPPGHEGGATGWRAWIAGQVAPVKQGDGSLAYEGTRLPSGFGLMEPNFRFLALDADDPSFSWKVLDLDRDLPRLKTMTEILSPLDPDLRPFKKLGGKLIMYHGWSDPGISAAGTVAYYEQMVQKVGGQKDADSFARLFMVPGMHHCGGGPGPNSFDMLPALEAWVEQGVAPASVTASRVVDGQTERTRPLCPHPQVARYSGKGSVDDAASFRCESKP